One Rhipicephalus microplus isolate Deutch F79 chromosome 4, USDA_Rmic, whole genome shotgun sequence genomic window carries:
- the LOC142814625 gene encoding uncharacterized protein LOC142814625 has protein sequence MSGGAQRDAASVAAGVAAGGDAARSWRALHADLRPTGSSADTCAADLKKPSSWEPKPPPLPDADYKVILRIRGGLDCTKLHPCVLRQLVLKAVGLPISSPDQIRVNPTSHTVLVSTSSMDRADLYHNIRTLKFNGVPYEVVTHVADPVDSCRGRFHLPLDYADEEILPTLQRCNPAMTIGAARRLSTTETILVVFRGTHVPFYINYEGCTLRCRPFRLKVEACTRCRKIGHRQDVCPSTPDAICHKCGLKDSSMDHECEPVCVVCGGAHITGSPLCKQRYKTKTPKYQTPKPSEVPSSRTPSLNRSQERGPQRGRSKSKRRGPNSTPKELDFPTQSTNPHSTSHLPNPLKVSWAQAASSNCSLSQNISLEKVLAENASLKAEIQKLKLELQSRMPLSNLSQHSEPRSFIPAQSPPAVEPTIPLPPTDMDTTMPRDTSQLPPSNKRKTPATPREEESLSDTVLTLNDRINALENKTQKKFAVIESKISHIESRFTAQETGQAAINDKLDKFLDFVQTQMQQTTAWIAAVTANNPNIAVPAFSPTPPPDNGCKP, from the coding sequence ATGAGTGGAGGCGCCCAGCGCGACGCGGCCAGCGTCGCAGCGGGCGTCGCTGCTGGAGGCGACGCCgctcgctcatggcgtgctctacATGCTGACCTTCGTCCCACTGGTTCATCGGCTGACACCTGCGCAGCGGATCTGAAGAAACCATCTTCATGGGAGCCTAAACCTCCACCACTGCCCGATGCGGACTACAAGGTGATTCTTCGGATACGCGGGGGTCTCGACTGTACCAAGTTGCACCCCTGTGTCTTACGACAACTCGTTCTCAAAGCAGTTGGACTTCCCATCAGCAGCCCTGATCAAATCAGGGTCAATCCCACCAGTCACACAGTGCTCGTGAGTACGTCAAGCATGGACCGAGCAGATTTATACCACAACATCCGGACCTTAAAGTTCAACGGAGTCCCCTACGAAGTCGTCACCCACGTTGCCGACCCTGTAGATTCTTGTCGTGGAAGGTTTCATCTCCCTCTGGATTACGCTGACGAGGAAATCCTTCCAACCCTCCAAAGATGTAATCCAGCCATGACCATTGGGGCCGCTCGCCGACTGAGCACCACCGAAACCATCTTGGTTGTTTTCCGTGGCACGCACGTCCCTTTTTACATCAACTACGAAGGCTGCACGCTTCGCTGCCGCCCATTCCGACTGAAGGTGGAAGCCTGCACCCGTTGCCGAAAAATTGGACATCGCCAGGATGTCTGCCCCTCTACTCCCGATGCAATCTGTCACAAGTGCGGACTGAAGGATTCCTCAATGGACCATGAATGTGAACCCGTCTGTGTCGTGTGTGGTGGAGCTCACATCACCGGTTCCCCATTGTGCAAACAGCGTTACAAGACTAAGACACCTAAATACCAGACACCTAAGCCCTCAGAAGTTCCATCATCCCGGACACCGAGCCTTAATCGCTCGCAAGAGCGTGGCCCACAGCGAGGTCGCAGCAAGAGCAAGAGGCGGGGCCCAAACTCGACTCCCAAAGAACTTGACTTCCCGACCCAGTCAACGAACCCCCATTCCACCAGTCATCTGCCAAACCCATTAAAGGTAAGCTGGGCACAGGCAGCTTCCTCTAACTGCTCCTTATCTCAAAACATTAGCCTAGAAAAAGTTCTAGCTGAAAACGCTAGCCTCAAGGCAGAAATTCAAAAGTTAAAGCTCGAGCTACAATCCCGAATGCCCCTTAGCAATCTTTCGCAGCATTCCGAACCACGATCTTTCATTCCTGCTCAATCGCCCCCTGCTGTTGAACCCACGATACCTCTTCCTCCTACTGACATGGACACTACAATGCCTCGAGACACCTCCCAGCTGCCACCCTCAAATAAGCGCAAAACCCCTGCCACACCACGCGAAGAAGAATCTCTCAGCGACACAGTTCTAACTCTTAACGATAGGATAAACGCCCTCGAAAATAAAACACAGAAGAAATTCGCCGTCATTGAAAGTAAGATTTCTCACATAGAGAGCAGATTCACAGCTCAGGAGACGGGCCAAGCTGCCATAAATGACAAACTTGACAAGTTTCTAGATTTTGTACAAACTCAAATGCAGCAGACCACTGCATGGATTGCGGCCGTCACGGCCAATAATCCAAATATAGCCGTACCCGCCTTCTCTCCTACACCCCCTCCCGACAATGGCTGCAAACCCTAA